The sequence CTTATTAAATTCTACAGTCTGTGTATAAGTAAATACCGGTGTATAAATTTCAAAATGtggtaaatattattttatttacaataattgtATAACAACTGCTgttatttaatgtaatatagttttgtaattgttttgtaaataaaatgccATTTCATGCCAACCAGATCAAGTGAGTTCTTTTCAAATGGACATAATTGCTTTCATAATAATGTGATGTTTGTATAGATTTAAGTaatgttatttatgtattataatttatataattaaaatgtaagtaagcGACTTGGGTTGGGTAAGTagcccaacttgggttgtttttaacccagcattttttagagtgtatacaGAGACTCACTTAAGCTTGCATGTAGTAATTTTAAAGCTTTACATATTGATACTAAAgggtatattattatatatcatCTCTAAGtgtatacactaccattcaaaagtttggggtcagtaagattttttaatgttttaaaagaagtatattctgctcaccaagcctgcatttatttgattaaaaatacaaacaaaaacagtaatattgtgaaatatttttccaatttaaaacagctgttttctgtcaatatacagtaaagtgtaatttattcctgtgatcaaagctgaattttcagcatcattactccagtcttcagtgtcacatgatccttcagaaatcattctaatatgatgatttgatgctcaagaaacattcattattattatcaatgttgaaaacagttgtttgaatgatgatgaatagaaagttcaaaagaacagcatttgtctgaaatctaaatcttttgtaacattaaacactaccgttcaaaagtttggggtcagtaagaattttaattttatttttgggggatagaaataaaataaatcaatacttttattcatcaaggatgagttaaactgatcaaaagttacagtaaagataattataatgttagaaaatattctattttaaataaatgctgttcttttgaactttctattcatcaaagaattttgaaaaaaatttgtaaacaactgttttcaacattgataataataatgaatgtttcttgagcatcaaatcatcatattagaatgatttctgaaggatcatgtgacactgaagactggagtaatgatgctgaaaattcagctttgatcacaggaataaattacactttactgtatattcacatagaaaacagctgttttaaattggaataatatttcacaatattactgtttttgtttgtatttttaatcaaataaatgcagccttggtgagcagaagatacttcttttaaaacattaaaaaatcttactgaccccaaacttttgaacggtagtgtattaaTTTAAACTTAATGcttaataataattgttaatcTAAAATTGCTCATGTGTAATGGATTTAGGGATCATgtataaatcacaataaataatCATTGCGAtgattttgtctttaaaattattttactaTGTGgtgacctttaatttggagtAGAAACTAGTGCATCAGAGATGTCAGTTTGCTCATCGCTGATTGGTCCAGTTTCAGCCCTTCAACCATCAAACattataaaagtgtaaaagcatcaacaTATTACTACAGTCCACAGAGATCCCACGATCGTTTCCGCAGCAATATTACGGACGTGCTAAATATCACTGTAACACGTTgctttaatcaaaaatgttaattaaactGTACGCTAGTTAGAAAATAAGGTTGATAGGCTCCTGTTTTCCACCCGGAAGAAATTTACCGTTGCAAAGTGAGCAGCACGTCGGTGACGTCATTGTTTATGTGTTTACAACACATGTTTGAACTGTAGCTTTGGTTGTTCATATGCTAAAACAAGATGTCACAGAAAGATCCTTGTCAAAAACAGGCTTGTGCCATACAGAAATGTTTACAAGGTAGCTTTATGGAGTCAATGTGAAGTTAACCTTGCTATGCATTAATATCGCAGGCAGTTGATTTGAAGCAGTTTAACCatttttttgtgacttttttatttttaacagccAACAAATACATTGAAAGTCGTTGTGAGGATGTGATCCGAGCCATGAGGAAGTGCTGTGAAGTCCACACAGGAGGAAACTCCGTCTGCTGCTCTGGATTTGCCAAGGAACATGAATCCAAAGACACAAAGGCATGAATTCATCTGTACGTGTGTGTATTTGCTGCAAGAGGACACTTTCAAGGAcatgtgaaataaaatacatatttatgaaaGACTATGTAATGTGTGGAGTCATCTAATATACTCTTACAATCATTAAATCAGCATCCATCAGTCttctttttttgtatgtttatagttcatttcatattttatttaagtGATATTGAACACCATTTGGTCAATTTTGACCAATTTCCTCAAGTTTGAAGCAGGGATTTCTGTAATTAGTCACATGAAACTCAATCACAAAATCAAAAAGAGACTGGAATATGACATCATGATGTGCTAacattttctgtaatttaacaaaacagagGAGATGTATTTCATAAATATCAGCAACAAAACAACAGACAAATAAGGCAAACCAGCACTGATTGTCaatttacttttaacatttctgtcattatcaGTTAAAACttcaattttaaataatgtcctgatttattacaaaaaaaaacagcttgagGTTGAACAGTTAAATGCAGCTTAGTAACCATATTTCTGCAAGTTTAGATATGTGTTTTAACAGGGGCGATTTCAAACGTTGCAACTATTtacatgtttaaataaacttaAGTTATTTGTCAGACATTGATTGTACCAAAATAATAGAgcaaaatgttgaaataaacaaatataactGGGGTAAATACAAACTAAAAAACATTGCACATCCAAAAACTGGAGCCATGATACCTTCTAGCAAGTTTAGATATTTTCTTATGAACACATCATAACATGCCTAAACCTATTAATTAGAGGTCAAACCTAATAAAGGATTGCCGAGTTAAATACAAGCTGCAATATCAGACAAAAGCTGCAATCTGCTGTATATATAGTAAGATGACATCCTCAGAGTAGAAGACAACAATGAGAGAGCTCCTATGAAGCCAGGCCGAGCAGAAATCCTCCAGCAAAGCCCCCTGTGAGAACAATGTTTTTCTTGACAAACACCTGCACCTGTGTGGAAAgagaaaaattaacttaattcaACACAACGGTACTGTTTCTGCTGGGAATCAGTGACAATAAGtatcaaagggatagttcacccagaaataaaaatgttcttataatttactcactctcaagccatcctaggtgtatatgactatcttctttcagccaaacacaatcagagttatattaaaatatatcctgACTCTTTATTTAAGAAtccctttattaaccctctggagccgtgtggattacttttatgatggatggatgcacattTTTGAACTTCTCGagccccattcactcccattataaagcttggatgagccaggatattttttaatataactccaactgtgtttgtgtgaaagaaaatagtcatatacacctacgatgggttgagagtgagtaaatcatgggacaattttcatttttgggtgaactatccttttaagggGCGGTCACATAACACTTTttgttccattgacttccattaatTTTATGTAGGGatacaggaaaaacaaaatttgggga comes from Chanodichthys erythropterus isolate Z2021 chromosome 22, ASM2448905v1, whole genome shotgun sequence and encodes:
- the cmc4 gene encoding cx9C motif-containing protein 4, translated to MSQKDPCQKQACAIQKCLQANKYIESRCEDVIRAMRKCCEVHTGGNSVCCSGFAKEHESKDTKA